From one Humulus lupulus chromosome 8, drHumLupu1.1, whole genome shotgun sequence genomic stretch:
- the LOC133798232 gene encoding superoxide dismutase [Mn], mitochondrial-like has product MALRVILTKKLLGSGFHAQPTSRIALSRGLQTFSLPDLPYDYGALEPAISGEIMQLHHQKHHQAYVTNYNKALEQLQEAISKGDSATVAKLQSAIKFNGGGHINHSIFWKNLTPISEGGGEPPKGSLGWAIDTDFGTLDALVKKVSAEGAALQGSGWVWLSLDKELKKLVVETTPNQDPLVTKGASLVPLLGIDVWEHAYYLQYKNVRPDYLKNIWKVINWKYANEVYEKESS; this is encoded by the exons ATGGCTCTCCGAGTTATCTTGACCAAAAAATTACTCGGATCAGGGTTTCACGCCCAACCCACATCCCGAATTGCCCTTTCTCGCGGCCTGCAAACCTTCTCCCTCCCCGACCTTCCCTACGACTATGGCGCTCTCGAGCCAGCCATTAGCGGCGAAATCATGCAGCTCCATCACCAGAAGCACCATCAGGCTTATGTCACCAACTATAACAAAGCTCTTGAGCAATTACAGGAGGCCATTTCCAAGGGCGACTCCGCTACCGTCGCTAAATTGCAGAGCGCCATCAAATTCAATGGTGGAG GTCATATCAACCACTCAATTTTCTGGAAGAACCTGACTCCTATTAGT GAAGGAGGTGGTGAGCCCCCAAAAGGATCTCTGGGCTGGGCTATCGACACAGACTTTGGCACTTTAGATGCATTGGTGAAAAAAGTAAGCGCAGAAGGTGCTGCCTTGCAAGGCTCAGGATGGGTG TGGCTTTCTCTGGACAAAGAATTGAAGAAACTCGTGGTTGAAACTACTCCAAATCAG GATCCACTGGTCACTAAAGGAGCAAGTTTAGTTCCATTGCTTGGTATTGATGTTTGGGAGCATGCATATTATTTACAG TACAAGAACGTCAGACCAGATTACCTCAAGAACATATGGAAAGTTATCAACTGGAAATACGCCAATGAAGTATATGAAAAAGAATCTTCCTGA
- the LOC133798234 gene encoding tRNA (guanine(26)-N(2))-dimethyltransferase isoform X1: MWVFASKTLSSSPFLYNPFPNRHSSSSKLKLNSSLSVKFEYETERGLDFETGESFFRHESATGRDLGVLAAALYKKSKARLRILDGLCGCGVRSLRYLVEAEADFVLANDANDDCRDVICRNLSQVPRGSDDEPRWTVTHTDANRVMMEFYLQRDFFDLIDIDSFGSDSSFLRPAINALRYDGLLYVTSTDGYSSGGHRPHHSLAAYGAYVRPLPYSNEIGLRMLIGGAVREASVLGHRVVPLFSYYSYHGPVFRVMLRVNRGKLSDNCHYSFVSYCHQCGNSQTFSFDELSQISCSCGNSKSIIVSGPLWTGPLHDSSYLTEMLNLAKEWGWAGGDTETALEKLLKQMVDESDPRLPFGFIKLDEVASRAKVNSPPLRTMMDAIQKEGYAVSRSHIISNALKTNCPMAECIRIAKELQPRAYTEIL, encoded by the exons ATGTGGGTTTTCGCTTCTAAAACCCTATCTTCTTCTCCATTTCTCTACAACCCATTTCCAAACCGCCATAGCTCGAGCTCAAAGCTTAAGCTCAATTCGAGCTTGAGCGTGAAGTTCGAGTATGAGACCGAAAGGGGTCTGGATTTCGAGACCGGAGAGTCGTTTTTCCGACACGAAAGCGCCACGGGTCGGGACCTTGGTGTGCTCGCGGCGGCGTTGTATAAGAAATCAAAGGCCAGACTGCGAATACTCGACGGATTATGCGGTTGCGGGGTTCGGTCGCTTCGGTACCTCGTCGAAGCCGAGGCTGATTTCGTTTTGGCCAACGACGCGAACGATGATTGCAGGGATGTCATTTGCAGGAACTTGTCACAGGTGCCCAGAGGCTCCGACGATGAGCCCAGGTGGACGGTGACGCATACCGATGCGAACCGAGTCATGATGGAGTTTTATCTGCAAAGGGATTTCTTTGATTTGATTGATATTGATTCATTTGGGAGTGACTCTTCTTTCTTGAGGCCAGCCATTAATGCTTTGAGATATGATGGGTTGCTTTACGTTACTTCGACTGATGGTTACTCTTCAGGTGGTCACCGGCCTCATCA TTCATTAGCTGCATATGGAGCTTATGTTCGGCCTCTGCCATATTCGAATGAGATTGGACTGAGAATGCTTATAGGTGGAGCTGTTAGGGAGGCATCTGTATTGGGTCATCGTGTTGTTCCGCTTTTTTCATATTATTCATACCATGGACCTGTTTTCAGAGTCATGCTTCGAGTAAATCGTGGGAAACTTTCTGATAACTG TCATTATAGTTTCGTTAGCTACTGTCACCAATGTGGAAACTCTCAAAcattttcatttgatgaactCAGTCAGATTAGTTGCTCCTGCGGCAATTCAAAG TCCATCATCGTCTCGGGGCCACTTTGGACAGGACCTCTTCATGACTCCTCCTATCTTACAGAAATGTTAAATTTAGCTAAGGAATGGGGATGGGCAGGTGGAGACACAGAAACAGCTCTCGAAAAACTTTTGAAACAAATGGTGGATGAAAGTGATCCCCGATTACCATTTGGTTTCATCAAGTTGGATGAG GTTGCAAGCCGTGCAAAAGTAAACTCTCCACCCCTAAGAACCATGATGGACGCCATACAAAAG GAGGGTTATGCTGTTAGTAGATCACACATTATCTCTAATGCACTAAAGACCAATTGTCCCATGGCAGAATGCATAAGAATTGCCAAGGAATTACAGCCACGTGCCTATACTGAAATTTTGTAA
- the LOC133798234 gene encoding tRNA (guanine(26)-N(2))-dimethyltransferase isoform X2: protein MWVFASKTLSSSPFLYNPFPNRHSSSSKLKLNSSLSVKFEYETERGLDFETGESFFRHESATGRDLGVLAAALYKKSKARLRILDGLCGCGVRSLRYLVEAEADFVLANDANDDCRDVICRNLSQVPRGSDDEPRWTVTHTDANRVMMEFYLQRDFFDLIDIDSFGSDSSFLRPAINALRYDGLLYVTSTDGYSSGGHRPHHSLAAYGAYVRPLPYSNEIGLRMLIGGAVREASVLGHRVVPLFSYYSYHGPVFRVMLRVNRGKLSDNCHYSFVSYCHQCGNSQTFSFDELSQISCSCGNSKADLQDCFSVLLQTIFHYFNVQRQTMFFIPSFLQRTNKAYKQKRKVY, encoded by the exons ATGTGGGTTTTCGCTTCTAAAACCCTATCTTCTTCTCCATTTCTCTACAACCCATTTCCAAACCGCCATAGCTCGAGCTCAAAGCTTAAGCTCAATTCGAGCTTGAGCGTGAAGTTCGAGTATGAGACCGAAAGGGGTCTGGATTTCGAGACCGGAGAGTCGTTTTTCCGACACGAAAGCGCCACGGGTCGGGACCTTGGTGTGCTCGCGGCGGCGTTGTATAAGAAATCAAAGGCCAGACTGCGAATACTCGACGGATTATGCGGTTGCGGGGTTCGGTCGCTTCGGTACCTCGTCGAAGCCGAGGCTGATTTCGTTTTGGCCAACGACGCGAACGATGATTGCAGGGATGTCATTTGCAGGAACTTGTCACAGGTGCCCAGAGGCTCCGACGATGAGCCCAGGTGGACGGTGACGCATACCGATGCGAACCGAGTCATGATGGAGTTTTATCTGCAAAGGGATTTCTTTGATTTGATTGATATTGATTCATTTGGGAGTGACTCTTCTTTCTTGAGGCCAGCCATTAATGCTTTGAGATATGATGGGTTGCTTTACGTTACTTCGACTGATGGTTACTCTTCAGGTGGTCACCGGCCTCATCA TTCATTAGCTGCATATGGAGCTTATGTTCGGCCTCTGCCATATTCGAATGAGATTGGACTGAGAATGCTTATAGGTGGAGCTGTTAGGGAGGCATCTGTATTGGGTCATCGTGTTGTTCCGCTTTTTTCATATTATTCATACCATGGACCTGTTTTCAGAGTCATGCTTCGAGTAAATCGTGGGAAACTTTCTGATAACTG TCATTATAGTTTCGTTAGCTACTGTCACCAATGTGGAAACTCTCAAAcattttcatttgatgaactCAGTCAGATTAGTTGCTCCTGCGGCAATTCAAAGGCAG ACTTACAGGACTGTTTTTCTGTTCTGCTTCAGACAATTTTTCACTATTTTAATGTTCAAAGACAGACTATGTTCTTTATACCATCATTTCTACAAAGAACTAATAAGGCGTATAAACAGAAGAGAAAAGTATATTGA
- the LOC133798231 gene encoding UDP-xylose transporter 3-like translates to MGEGERFQLGTVGALTLSVVSSVSIVICNKALISSLGFNFATTLTSWHLLVTFCSLHVALRMKLFEHKPFERNAVMGFGILNGISIGLLNLSLGFNSVGFYQMTKLAIIPCTVLLETLFLAKKFSRSIQLSLLILLLGVGIATITDVQLNALGSILSLLAIVTTCVAQIMTNTIQKKFKVSSTQLLYQSCPYQAGTLLISGPFLDQFLTNQNVFAFNYTTQVLVFIILSCMISVSVNFSTFLVIGKTSPVTYQVLGHLKTCLVLAFGYSLLHDPFNWRNILGIMVALVGMIVYSYFCTRESQKKTNEAILPSSQGKEGESDPLITTGNGNDVVIDTIAQKAPGWDTNKDLHA, encoded by the exons ATGGGTGAGGGTGAGAGGTTTCAGCTGGGGACGGTTGGGGCGTTGACTCTCTCAGTGGTTTCATCAGTCTCCATCGTGATTTGCAACAAGGCACTGATTAGCTCACTGGGTTTCAATTTCG CTACAACTTTGACAAGCTGGCATCTTCTAGTCACCTTTTGTTCCCTTCATGTGGCTCTTAGAATGAAACTATTTGAACATAAACCATTTGAGCGAAATGCTGTTATGGGCTTTGGCATTCTTAATGGCATATCAATTGGGCTTTTAAATCTTAGTTTGGGGTTCAACTCTGTTGGTTTCTATCAG ATGACTAAGTTGGCAATCATCCCTTGTACTGTACTCTTGGAGACTCTATTCCTTGCAAAAAAATTCAG TAGGAGTATTCAGCTATCTCTTCTTATTCTTCTCCTTGGTGTTGGGATTGCAACAATTACTGACGTTCAACTCAATGCACTAGGCTCCATCTTGTCTCTTCTAGCAATTGTCACAACATGCGTTGCTCAAATT ATGACTAATACCATCCAAAAGAAATTCAAGGTCTCTTCAACCCAGCTTCTATATCAATCATGTCCGTATCAAGCAGGGACATTGTTGATATCTGGTCCTTTTTTGGATCAGTTTCTCACTAATCAAAACGTATTTGCTTTCAATTATACAACTCAAGTGCTG GTTTTCATCATTCTCTCCTGCATGATCTCTGTCTCTGTAAATTTTAGTACATTCCTTGTTATTGGAAAGACGTCTCCTGTTACGTATCAGGTACTTGGACATCTGAAGACATGTCTTGTACTGGCATTTGGATATAGTTTGCTTCATGACCCATTCAACTGGAGGAACATCTTAGGCATCATGGTTGCACTTGTTGGAATGATAGTTTACTCCTACTTCTGCACTCGTGAGAGTCAGAAAAAAACTAATGAGGCAATATTGCCATCATCCCAG GGAAAGGAAGGGGAATCGGATCCTCTAATTACGACGGGAAATGGAAATGATGTTGTAATTGATACCATTGCCCAGAAGGCTCCAGGATGGGACACAAACAAAGATTTGCACGCTTGA